One genomic region from Rhizomicrobium palustre encodes:
- a CDS encoding acylphosphatase, which produces MAEEGDLTTLRVKIEGYVQSVGYRNFAMMEARRLELDGWVRNRSDGTVEILISGPNAAVETFVGLAMRGPSSARVTNVELHQAEPPADKGFRRRPSL; this is translated from the coding sequence ATGGCCGAAGAAGGCGATCTGACTACATTGCGGGTGAAGATCGAGGGCTATGTCCAATCGGTCGGTTATCGCAATTTTGCCATGATGGAAGCGCGCCGCCTCGAGCTCGACGGCTGGGTGCGCAATCGCTCCGATGGAACTGTGGAGATCCTGATTTCTGGGCCCAATGCGGCCGTGGAGACGTTTGTGGGCCTTGCCATGCGCGGGCCTTCGAGTGCGCGCGTCACCAATGTCGAGCTTCACCAGGCCGAGCCTCCGGCCGATAAAGGCTTCCGCCGCCGGCCGTCACTCTGA
- a CDS encoding biotin carboxylase N-terminal domain-containing protein has translation MFKKILIANRGEIACRIIRTARRMGIRTVAVYSDADQGALHTELADEAVRIGPAPAAQSYLSTAAILDAAAATGAEAIHPGYGFLSERQAFAEAVTKVAGLAFIGPSPEAIAQLGDKIYSKKLAKEAKVSTIPGYVGEVIDLDHAARIAAEIGYPVMVKSSAGGGGKGLRIVRSETDLKQALLSSHNEARSSFGDDRLFIEKYIAPLRHIEVQVLGDKHGNVIHLGERECSLQRRYQKVMEETPSPFVDPEMRARMGGQAVALAMAAGYDSAGTVEFAVDSNKNFYFLEMNARLQVEHSITEMVTGLDLVELMIRVASGEELPLTQADVKHEGAALEARVYAEDPARGFFPSSGRLVRYRMPEEGEIGNAVLRLDSGVREGDEVSIHYDPMIAKVSVHAPTRLEAIDAMGCALDEFVIEGITHNLGFLTGLTHHPRFREGRLSTGFIAEEYPQGFKSRPLDAVSARRFVAAAVAAKLMRTERAAGISGTLNGPHLAGSDFGVAIGEQTFSVSHAFMLENMFAALIDGAPFSAAIDWRPGRPSLRMTHEGITYAIRLTRLPGGYHLDQGGFGVRVSVRSPRAAELASFMPKRAQNGSAKKLLCPMPGLVVAIKVETGQEVKAGDTLAVVEAMKMENVLIAEHDGKIAAVKVRAGDNLALNDTILEFA, from the coding sequence GTGTTTAAGAAAATCCTGATCGCCAACCGAGGCGAAATCGCCTGCCGCATTATTCGCACCGCCCGCCGGATGGGCATAAGAACGGTGGCGGTCTATTCCGACGCCGATCAGGGGGCGTTGCATACGGAACTCGCCGACGAGGCCGTCCGCATCGGCCCGGCCCCCGCCGCCCAGTCCTATCTCAGTACCGCCGCCATCCTCGACGCGGCCGCGGCGACCGGAGCAGAGGCCATCCACCCCGGCTATGGCTTCCTCTCGGAGCGTCAGGCCTTCGCCGAGGCCGTCACCAAGGTTGCCGGGCTCGCCTTCATCGGCCCCTCGCCGGAGGCCATCGCCCAGCTGGGCGACAAGATCTATTCCAAGAAGCTCGCCAAAGAGGCCAAGGTCTCCACCATCCCCGGCTATGTCGGGGAGGTGATCGATCTGGACCACGCCGCCCGCATCGCCGCCGAGATCGGCTATCCGGTGATGGTGAAATCCTCCGCTGGTGGGGGCGGCAAGGGGCTGCGCATCGTTCGTTCCGAGACGGATTTGAAACAAGCGCTGCTCTCCTCCCATAACGAGGCCCGCTCCAGCTTCGGTGACGACCGGCTCTTCATCGAGAAATACATCGCACCCTTGCGCCATATCGAAGTGCAGGTCTTGGGCGATAAGCATGGCAATGTGATTCACCTGGGTGAGCGCGAATGTTCACTCCAGCGCCGTTACCAAAAGGTGATGGAAGAGACCCCATCCCCCTTCGTCGATCCCGAGATGCGCGCGCGCATGGGGGGGCAAGCCGTCGCGCTCGCCATGGCCGCTGGCTATGACAGCGCGGGCACGGTTGAGTTCGCGGTCGATAGCAATAAGAATTTCTATTTTCTGGAGATGAACGCCCGCCTGCAGGTGGAGCACAGCATCACCGAGATGGTGACGGGCCTGGATCTTGTCGAGCTCATGATCCGGGTCGCTTCAGGCGAAGAACTTCCGCTCACCCAAGCCGATGTGAAGCATGAAGGCGCGGCGCTGGAAGCCCGCGTCTACGCCGAGGACCCCGCACGCGGTTTCTTCCCATCCTCAGGGCGGCTGGTGCGCTATCGCATGCCGGAGGAGGGGGAGATCGGCAACGCCGTGCTGCGCCTCGATAGTGGCGTGCGCGAAGGCGATGAGGTCTCCATCCATTACGATCCCATGATCGCCAAAGTCTCGGTGCATGCGCCGACGCGGCTGGAAGCGATTGATGCAATGGGCTGCGCACTGGATGAATTCGTCATTGAAGGCATCACCCACAATCTCGGTTTCCTCACGGGGCTCACCCATCATCCGCGTTTCCGCGAGGGGCGTCTGTCCACGGGTTTCATTGCGGAGGAATATCCGCAAGGCTTCAAGAGTCGCCCGCTTGATGCCGTTTCTGCCCGTCGCTTTGTGGCCGCTGCGGTGGCGGCCAAGCTGATGCGTACCGAACGTGCCGCGGGGATCTCTGGAACCCTCAACGGGCCGCATTTGGCGGGCAGTGATTTCGGTGTGGCGATAGGAGAGCAAACCTTCTCCGTCAGCCACGCCTTCATGCTGGAAAACATGTTCGCGGCGCTGATCGATGGCGCGCCGTTCAGTGCTGCCATTGACTGGCGTCCCGGCAGGCCGTCCCTGCGCATGACACACGAAGGCATCACCTATGCCATCCGCCTCACGCGTTTGCCCGGTGGCTATCATTTGGATCAAGGCGGGTTTGGCGTGCGGGTCTCGGTGCGTTCGCCGCGTGCGGCGGAACTTGCGAGCTTCATGCCGAAGCGCGCGCAAAATGGCTCCGCGAAAAAACTCTTATGCCCGATGCCCGGATTGGTGGTTGCGATCAAGGTCGAAACCGGCCAAGAGGTGAAAGCTGGTGACACACTTGCGGTTGTCGAAGCGATGAAGATGGAAAACGTGCTGATTGCCGAACATGACGGCAAAATCGCGGCGGTAAAAGTGCGAGCAGGCGACAATCTGGCATTGAACGATACAATTCTTGAATTTGCGTGA
- a CDS encoding cbb3-type cytochrome c oxidase subunit I produces MPRVSAAFFVTGALFVMAGMGLGAFMGAQQDFRLTPVHAHINLVGWVTMALYGTFYALTAKTMLKWLAWTNYALATLAVVIMIPSLGAYLITQKGTYLAPLITGELLAMAGMITFLISAIRELVRKRDQDDGQNRLTDHMRMAAE; encoded by the coding sequence ATGCCACGCGTATCCGCAGCTTTCTTTGTCACGGGTGCTTTGTTTGTCATGGCCGGCATGGGGCTGGGGGCGTTCATGGGGGCGCAGCAGGACTTTCGCCTGACGCCCGTGCACGCCCATATAAATCTGGTGGGCTGGGTGACGATGGCCCTTTACGGGACCTTCTACGCCCTCACCGCCAAGACCATGCTGAAATGGCTGGCCTGGACAAACTATGCGCTCGCCACCTTAGCGGTGGTGATCATGATCCCGTCCCTCGGGGCTTATCTCATCACGCAAAAGGGCACCTATCTCGCCCCGCTGATCACCGGCGAATTGCTGGCGATGGCGGGCATGATCACCTTTCTGATCTCCGCCATACGGGAGCTGGTGCGCAAACGCGATCAAGACGACGGTCAAAACCGCCTTACTGATCATATGCGAATGGCGGCGGAGTAA
- a CDS encoding CidA/LrgA family protein: MLSAFAVLLGFQLIGEVIARAFHLGIPGPVIGLCLLAIACMINEPLRAFTERAARPLIGTLSLLFLPAAVGVVQFLPVLQKQGWAIGLSILLSTVLALAVTALVFRFVVHHLKLEDRE, from the coding sequence ATGCTTTCCGCCTTTGCCGTTCTGCTCGGCTTTCAGCTCATTGGCGAGGTTATCGCCCGGGCATTTCACCTTGGCATCCCGGGGCCCGTGATCGGGCTTTGCCTTCTCGCCATCGCCTGCATGATCAACGAGCCACTGCGCGCCTTCACCGAGCGCGCCGCTCGCCCGCTGATCGGAACGCTGTCGCTGCTTTTCCTGCCCGCGGCTGTGGGCGTGGTGCAGTTTCTGCCGGTGCTTCAAAAGCAGGGTTGGGCGATTGGTCTGTCGATCCTGCTTTCGACTGTCTTGGCGCTCGCCGTCACCGCGCTGGTCTTTCGCTTCGTGGTCCACCATCTCAAATTGGAGGACCGCGAATAA
- a CDS encoding RidA family protein, producing the protein MEYHRSRHFFEAGLPFSESVRVGDVLYLSGQLGNVPGKKELVPGGMQAEAHQTMLNIAHVLSKHGLTLDHVFRVQVMLADMSEWDEFNKIYVPYFRPERLPARSAWGCDGLALGARCEVEAWALFTQL; encoded by the coding sequence ATGGAATATCATCGTTCACGGCATTTCTTCGAGGCCGGGCTGCCTTTCTCGGAATCGGTGCGGGTGGGCGATGTGCTCTATCTCTCCGGGCAACTTGGCAACGTGCCGGGCAAGAAGGAACTGGTGCCCGGCGGCATGCAGGCCGAAGCGCATCAAACCATGCTCAACATTGCCCATGTCTTGAGCAAACACGGCCTCACCCTTGATCATGTTTTCCGCGTGCAGGTGATGCTGGCCGATATGAGCGAATGGGACGAGTTCAACAAAATTTATGTGCCCTATTTCAGGCCTGAGCGGCTTCCCGCACGGTCGGCATGGGGCTGCGATGGCCTTGCCCTTGGCGCGCGCTGCGAGGTCGAAGCCTGGGCCCTCTTCACGCAACTGTGA
- a CDS encoding M28 family peptidase — MRIVRSASALFAAALLMGAAPYPGHPATTPDINGADILARDKAISDDAFEGRGPGTAAGEASAQWIADELKRIGVKPANKGSYFQTVPTAVIALDGAKSSFSFATKQGAVTPAYADAVAYWTAHFASNTVDVKDAPLVFVGYGVVAPEYGWNDYAGVDVKGKTVVILINDPGNEDANPDPKFFKGKAMTYYGRWTYKFEEAARQGAAAAIIIHETGPAAYGWNVVKTSNTGNKSWLATKNKNADRAKIEGWMSLDTAKELFTRAGLDFAKLKEAANKKGFKAVPMEGETLSVHAVSNISLLKTRNVVGVIPGGKAAKDVVMFSAHWDHLGIKPNLPGPDKIYNGAIDNGMGVSMVLELAEKFVHDPKPQRSIGFAFWTLEEQGLLGSAYFAEHPVWPLNHIVGVINQDAGSPQGRTRDMDVSGGGQSELEDELAKVMKAENRYILPDPEPEKGHAYRSDHFPLAKAGVPAITPGTGSDLVVGGKEASKKLRDDYVAHRYHQPSDEFNPNWDMTGLVEDTEVLHALGTDLANSAAWPNWHADSEFRAPRDKVMAGKK, encoded by the coding sequence ATGAGAATTGTGCGTTCGGCTTCTGCGCTTTTTGCTGCCGCCTTGCTGATGGGCGCAGCCCCTTATCCGGGGCATCCCGCCACCACGCCGGATATCAACGGTGCCGATATTCTGGCCCGCGACAAGGCGATTTCCGATGATGCGTTCGAGGGGCGGGGCCCCGGCACGGCAGCGGGCGAGGCTTCGGCGCAGTGGATCGCAGACGAGCTGAAGCGGATCGGGGTCAAGCCCGCCAATAAGGGCAGCTATTTCCAGACCGTGCCGACCGCGGTGATCGCGCTGGACGGCGCCAAGTCCAGCTTCTCCTTCGCCACCAAACAGGGGGCCGTCACCCCCGCCTATGCCGATGCAGTGGCCTATTGGACGGCGCACTTCGCCTCGAACACGGTGGATGTGAAGGATGCCCCGCTGGTCTTCGTCGGTTATGGCGTCGTGGCGCCGGAATATGGCTGGAACGATTACGCGGGCGTGGATGTGAAGGGCAAGACGGTTGTCATTCTCATCAACGATCCGGGCAATGAAGACGCCAACCCCGATCCGAAATTCTTCAAGGGCAAGGCGATGACCTATTACGGCCGCTGGACCTATAAGTTCGAGGAAGCGGCGCGCCAAGGCGCTGCGGCGGCGATCATCATTCATGAGACCGGCCCAGCCGCTTATGGCTGGAACGTGGTGAAGACCTCCAACACCGGCAACAAATCCTGGCTCGCCACCAAGAACAAGAATGCCGACCGCGCCAAGATCGAAGGCTGGATGTCGCTCGACACCGCCAAGGAACTCTTCACCCGCGCTGGTCTCGATTTCGCCAAGCTGAAGGAAGCCGCCAACAAGAAGGGCTTCAAGGCGGTGCCGATGGAAGGCGAAACCCTCTCCGTGCACGCCGTCTCCAACATCAGCCTCCTGAAGACTCGCAATGTCGTGGGCGTCATCCCCGGCGGCAAGGCGGCCAAGGATGTGGTGATGTTCAGCGCCCATTGGGATCATCTCGGCATCAAGCCGAACCTGCCGGGGCCGGATAAGATTTATAACGGCGCTATCGATAACGGCATGGGCGTCTCGATGGTGTTGGAATTGGCCGAGAAGTTTGTCCACGATCCGAAACCCCAGCGCTCCATCGGCTTTGCCTTCTGGACGCTGGAAGAGCAGGGGTTGTTGGGCTCGGCCTATTTCGCCGAGCATCCCGTATGGCCGCTCAATCACATCGTTGGGGTCATCAACCAGGACGCTGGCTCACCGCAAGGCCGGACGCGCGATATGGATGTCTCCGGCGGAGGCCAGAGCGAGCTGGAAGACGAGCTTGCCAAGGTGATGAAGGCCGAGAACCGCTACATCTTGCCCGATCCGGAGCCGGAGAAGGGCCATGCCTATCGCTCGGATCATTTCCCGCTGGCCAAAGCAGGCGTTCCGGCGATCACCCCGGGTACCGGCTCCGATCTCGTGGTGGGCGGCAAGGAAGCTTCCAAGAAGCTGCGCGATGATTATGTGGCGCACCGCTATCATCAGCCCTCGGATGAGTTTAATCCGAATTGGGATATGACCGGGCTGGTCGAGGATACCGAAGTGCTGCACGCCCTTGGCACCGATTTGGCGAACTCCGCGGCCTGGCCGAATTGGCATGCCGATAGCGAGTTCCGCGCCCCGCGCGACAAGGTGATGGCGGGCAAGAAATAA
- a CDS encoding GNAT family N-acetyltransferase, protein MPISEVKIPHIETPRLILRGPRPEDFAPMLAMWQDPEVLTYFHSTGFSREDVWGRYLRIFGMWAVMGFGFFVVEDKASGAFAGVAGVFDTKRELDPPVPEGMPEAGWVLARAFHGKGYGTECMQAVFAWADEALNGPEIFCIMNPENQGSIRVAEKCGFAPWYICEHGGHPTKVMRRAPHGKPVTVA, encoded by the coding sequence ATGCCGATTTCTGAGGTGAAAATCCCGCATATAGAAACCCCGCGTCTGATCTTGCGTGGACCCCGCCCCGAAGATTTCGCGCCCATGCTCGCCATGTGGCAGGACCCGGAGGTGCTGACCTATTTCCACAGCACCGGTTTTTCGCGCGAGGACGTTTGGGGCCGCTATCTGCGTATCTTTGGGATGTGGGCTGTAATGGGTTTCGGCTTCTTTGTGGTGGAGGACAAAGCCTCTGGCGCTTTCGCGGGCGTCGCGGGCGTCTTCGATACCAAGCGCGAACTTGATCCGCCGGTTCCCGAAGGTATGCCGGAAGCGGGCTGGGTGCTCGCCAGAGCCTTTCACGGCAAGGGCTATGGCACCGAATGTATGCAGGCGGTCTTCGCTTGGGCCGATGAAGCCCTCAACGGCCCGGAAATCTTCTGCATCATGAACCCGGAAAATCAGGGTTCCATTCGCGTCGCCGAGAAATGTGGTTTTGCGCCCTGGTACATATGCGAGCATGGCGGCCATCCCACCAAGGTGATGCGCCGCGCACCGCACGGAAAGCCTGTCACAGTTGCGTGA
- a CDS encoding FUSC family protein has translation MSGLRLIPPHLLAVPRRLGLALFRLHIENGAFVSLGMGIVGGLFALAYGQTVAILAASGALCASVVDKPGPAPVKLRMYALAVSGATFVALFAMLFEHHHIWMGILVAAMSFVSSLASAYGRRAIGLSVAAVLALLFGMAANRASLMPISDYIGIFFAGGVSYALISIGLSALFDIRNRRMFLGEAVHAFSSYLEAKATLYDPACDARLALEKLVEAHAAFTEKLQAARDFVFLGRRTASRQRWMAALLALLDCFDSVVSSDADIETMRQSGHNDLLLRLKALTARFAADTEELALALTTPGAHFSFNPHTAEILELQAEVEQLAATAWGRESLAISAFRSAGHKLALGIARMERLAQATDTSADANTILPKVELEAFVHRDRMDPRVLQSLFSLSSPVMRYAIRVTGAMTAGYMLTLLLPNMMHGGWVLLTTSLIMRASYSITRQRRNDRIIGTAAGSIIAAVLVHYISRDFLFLPVIFSVGAAHAFADVAFKVTATCASITALLQLHFLGPDVEPSSVLVLERLGDTMIGAALSWVFSFVLPSWEWKNVPNLVRAVVDADKSYAALALSRRRNDQDFRLARKRAHDAAANLTMTVRRLADEPRIDKTKLAALHDLVAANYLMASDLASMRVLFRTRKQELNPDDAERVLDLARQNVEQALNPAEAKDKGPTRLSRRSLGESIGGHNAMVSLTRRLIHIERMAGRVSALAAKVLKA, from the coding sequence ATGTCCGGCCTACGATTGATTCCCCCGCACCTTCTGGCGGTTCCCCGCCGCCTGGGCCTTGCCTTGTTTCGCCTGCATATCGAAAACGGCGCCTTCGTCTCCCTCGGCATGGGCATTGTGGGTGGGCTCTTCGCCCTCGCTTACGGCCAGACGGTGGCGATCCTGGCTGCATCGGGCGCCCTCTGTGCCTCTGTTGTAGATAAGCCGGGTCCAGCGCCCGTCAAGCTGCGCATGTATGCTTTGGCGGTTTCAGGGGCCACATTCGTCGCCCTCTTCGCGATGCTGTTCGAGCACCATCATATCTGGATGGGAATCCTGGTCGCCGCGATGAGCTTTGTCTCGAGCCTCGCCTCGGCTTATGGACGCCGCGCCATCGGACTTTCGGTCGCCGCCGTGCTGGCGCTGCTCTTTGGTATGGCAGCCAACCGCGCCAGCTTGATGCCGATCTCGGATTACATCGGTATCTTCTTCGCGGGCGGAGTTTCTTACGCCTTGATCTCGATCGGCCTCTCAGCTCTGTTCGATATCCGCAACCGGCGCATGTTCCTGGGCGAAGCCGTGCATGCCTTCAGTTCTTATCTGGAGGCCAAGGCTACGCTTTATGATCCCGCTTGCGATGCGCGCCTAGCCCTGGAAAAGCTGGTGGAGGCGCATGCAGCTTTTACCGAGAAGCTGCAGGCGGCGCGGGACTTCGTTTTCCTGGGCCGCCGGACGGCTTCGCGCCAGCGCTGGATGGCCGCGCTTTTGGCCCTGCTCGACTGTTTCGACAGCGTAGTCTCCAGCGATGCCGATATCGAGACCATGCGCCAATCGGGGCATAACGATCTTTTGCTGCGGCTGAAGGCGCTGACGGCCCGTTTCGCCGCCGATACCGAAGAGCTTGCTTTGGCACTGACGACCCCGGGCGCCCATTTCAGCTTCAATCCGCATACGGCGGAAATCCTGGAGCTGCAGGCCGAGGTGGAACAGCTTGCGGCGACCGCTTGGGGCCGGGAGTCGCTTGCCATCTCCGCCTTCCGCTCCGCGGGCCATAAGCTTGCCCTGGGCATTGCCCGTATGGAACGCCTGGCCCAGGCGACCGATACCAGCGCCGATGCCAACACCATCCTGCCCAAGGTGGAACTGGAAGCCTTTGTCCACCGCGACCGCATGGACCCGCGCGTCTTGCAGAGCCTCTTCAGCCTCTCCTCGCCGGTGATGCGCTATGCCATCCGCGTGACCGGTGCGATGACCGCAGGCTATATGCTCACCCTGCTCCTGCCCAACATGATGCATGGTGGCTGGGTGCTGCTCACCACCTCGCTGATCATGCGCGCATCATACTCCATCACACGCCAGCGCCGCAACGATCGCATCATCGGAACCGCTGCAGGTTCGATCATTGCAGCCGTTCTGGTGCACTACATTTCGCGCGACTTCCTGTTTCTGCCGGTGATTTTCTCGGTTGGCGCAGCGCACGCCTTTGCCGATGTCGCCTTCAAGGTCACCGCGACCTGCGCCTCCATCACCGCGCTGTTGCAGCTGCACTTCTTAGGCCCCGATGTCGAGCCAAGCTCGGTCTTGGTGCTGGAACGGCTTGGCGACACCATGATCGGCGCTGCGCTTTCCTGGGTGTTCAGCTTCGTCTTACCAAGCTGGGAATGGAAGAACGTGCCCAATCTGGTGCGCGCCGTGGTCGATGCCGATAAATCCTATGCGGCGCTTGCTTTATCGCGGCGGCGCAACGACCAAGATTTCCGCCTTGCCCGCAAGCGCGCCCATGACGCGGCCGCGAACCTGACCATGACGGTGCGCCGCCTTGCCGATGAGCCAAGGATCGACAAGACCAAGCTGGCGGCGCTGCACGATCTTGTGGCGGCCAATTACCTGATGGCCTCCGACCTTGCCTCGATGCGGGTATTGTTCCGTACGCGGAAACAGGAACTCAATCCCGACGATGCCGAACGCGTTCTGGATCTGGCGCGGCAGAATGTGGAACAGGCGCTCAATCCTGCCGAAGCCAAAGACAAAGGCCCCACGCGCTTGTCGCGGCGGAGCCTGGGGGAGAGTATCGGCGGGCATAATGCGATGGTCTCGCTGACCCGCCGCCTCATTCACATCGAGCGGATGGCGGGGCGGGTATCCGCCCTCGCTGCCAAGGTGCTGAAAGCCTAG
- a CDS encoding LrgB family protein, which yields MPDVKMPDVTQLWVYLSATPLLWLFATLAAFALADRLSASFKRHPAANPVLVATIILALLLEVTRTPYTTYFAGAQFVHFMLGPATVALAVPLAKEWRRVKRLAIPITVALLAGSLTAILSAIGIAALLGAPHTVLASLAPKSVTTPIAMGISSIIGGLPSLTATFVVITGILTAIIAGPVFKLIRMKDHAASGFATGLTGHGIGTARAFQDGHIAGTFSGLALALNGVLTSILAPLVMKLWP from the coding sequence ATGCCTGACGTGAAGATGCCTGACGTGACCCAGCTCTGGGTCTATCTCTCGGCCACGCCGCTGTTATGGCTGTTTGCGACTCTTGCCGCTTTCGCGCTCGCCGATCGTCTCTCTGCGTCTTTCAAGCGCCATCCCGCCGCCAATCCCGTGCTGGTGGCGACGATCATTCTGGCCTTGCTGCTCGAAGTCACTCGCACGCCTTACACGACCTATTTTGCGGGCGCGCAGTTTGTGCACTTCATGCTTGGACCGGCCACCGTGGCGCTGGCGGTTCCGCTGGCAAAGGAATGGCGCCGCGTGAAGCGGCTGGCTATTCCGATTACCGTTGCGCTTTTGGCTGGTTCGTTGACGGCCATTCTCAGTGCAATCGGTATTGCTGCGTTGCTCGGCGCCCCGCACACGGTTCTCGCTTCGCTGGCGCCGAAATCCGTGACCACGCCTATCGCGATGGGCATCTCGTCCATCATCGGCGGCTTGCCGTCGCTGACCGCAACTTTTGTGGTGATCACCGGCATTCTCACCGCGATCATCGCGGGGCCAGTATTCAAGCTCATCCGCATGAAGGATCACGCCGCCAGCGGTTTTGCAACGGGGCTCACCGGTCACGGCATCGGCACCGCGCGCGCCTTCCAGGATGGCCACATCGCGGGCACGTTTTCAGGCCTCGCCTTGGCGCTGAATGGGGTGCTGACCTCCATTCTCGCGCCGCTGGTGATGAAGCTCTGGCCTTGA
- the lipB gene encoding lipoyl(octanoyl) transferase LipB has translation MVSDSLISKPEWVIREGYLPYPEAVDFMEARAAAIAEGSAPERVWLVEHPSIYTAGTSAKEADLIDARFPVYHTGRGGQFTYHGPGQRVGYVMLNLKPRGSDVRKFVRDLEEWLIRTLDHFSVKGERREGRVGIWVARGSREDKIAALGVRVRRWVTFHGVALNVEPDLTHFEGIVPCGIRAHGVTSLADLGIVCTMADVDVAMRAAFEEVFGPTQET, from the coding sequence ATGGTTTCGGACTCGTTAATTTCAAAGCCAGAGTGGGTCATCCGCGAAGGATACCTACCCTATCCCGAGGCAGTAGACTTCATGGAGGCGCGCGCGGCCGCCATCGCTGAAGGCTCTGCGCCCGAACGGGTTTGGCTGGTCGAGCACCCCTCGATCTACACCGCGGGCACCAGCGCCAAGGAAGCCGACCTGATCGACGCGCGCTTTCCGGTCTATCACACTGGCCGCGGCGGACAGTTCACCTACCACGGCCCAGGCCAGCGCGTCGGCTATGTCATGCTGAACCTGAAACCCCGCGGCAGCGATGTACGCAAATTCGTGCGCGATCTTGAAGAATGGCTGATCCGCACCCTCGACCACTTCAGTGTCAAAGGCGAACGGCGCGAAGGCCGCGTCGGCATTTGGGTGGCGCGCGGATCGCGCGAGGACAAGATCGCGGCCCTTGGCGTGCGCGTGCGCCGTTGGGTGACGTTTCACGGTGTGGCGCTCAATGTCGAGCCCGACCTGACCCATTTCGAGGGCATTGTGCCTTGCGGAATACGCGCCCATGGCGTGACGAGCTTGGCCGATCTCGGCATCGTCTGCACCATGGCTGACGTGGACGTCGCGATGCGTGCGGCCTTTGAAGAGGTTTTCGGCCCCACCCAAGAAACGTGA
- a CDS encoding CynX/NimT family MFS transporter, whose protein sequence is MRFRDVAGAIEVGMGLFTRVKTSPGEARRHKILVFAGLLLVAMILRSPLTAIAPIVGELRRDLHIDSATIGLLTGIPVLCFGLLTPFASYLIAKLSIERAIFAMLGGTFLGIVLRSLDGAGAALAGTFVLGTSLTVGNIVSLMVIARDFPRASRIVTGTYASFINVGTMASMAVTAPLASLIGWRLALGATALLVVPALLVWSLAAKHAPAEAPAQKARQTHAPTQWKRPLVWLLTAVFATHQALYYCLTAWLPDYFIQDTGMSATKAGLIAAVFQILALLGSFGVPVVARHMSLSWVLVVVGACWTITPLGLLFAPQWWFLWMLFGGFAMGGGFTAVFALIMSRARDLSENRTIAAFVQGGGYTIAATTPILMGHLHQSLNSWSLAFILLAAAGVVMTLSGIGVTKAK, encoded by the coding sequence ATGAGGTTTCGGGACGTCGCGGGGGCGATTGAGGTTGGTATGGGTCTGTTTACCCGCGTGAAAACATCCCCCGGCGAAGCGCGCCGCCACAAGATACTGGTTTTCGCAGGCCTGCTGCTGGTGGCGATGATCCTGCGCAGCCCTTTGACCGCGATCGCCCCGATTGTGGGCGAGCTTCGGCGCGATCTCCACATCGATTCCGCCACCATCGGCCTTCTGACCGGCATTCCGGTTCTGTGTTTCGGCCTCCTCACACCTTTCGCCTCTTATCTGATCGCCAAGCTCTCCATCGAACGCGCCATCTTCGCCATGCTGGGCGGCACGTTTCTGGGGATTGTGCTGCGCTCTTTGGATGGCGCGGGTGCGGCGCTGGCCGGAACCTTTGTGCTGGGCACCTCGCTGACGGTGGGCAATATCGTCAGCCTGATGGTGATCGCGCGCGACTTTCCGCGGGCGAGCCGTATCGTTACCGGCACCTATGCCTCCTTCATCAATGTCGGCACCATGGCCTCTATGGCGGTGACGGCGCCGCTCGCATCGCTGATTGGCTGGCGCCTGGCGCTGGGCGCAACTGCCTTGCTGGTTGTTCCCGCACTTCTCGTCTGGAGCCTTGCCGCCAAGCACGCCCCCGCTGAGGCCCCAGCGCAGAAAGCCCGTCAAACACACGCACCTACGCAGTGGAAGCGCCCGCTGGTATGGCTGCTGACAGCGGTGTTCGCCACCCATCAAGCGCTCTATTACTGCCTCACTGCCTGGCTGCCCGATTACTTCATCCAGGATACCGGCATGAGCGCCACCAAAGCCGGGTTGATCGCGGCGGTGTTCCAGATCCTGGCGTTGCTCGGCTCTTTCGGTGTGCCTGTTGTGGCGCGGCATATGTCCTTGAGCTGGGTGCTTGTGGTGGTTGGCGCCTGCTGGACCATCACGCCCTTGGGATTGCTCTTCGCGCCGCAGTGGTGGTTTCTGTGGATGCTGTTCGGCGGCTTTGCCATGGGCGGCGGCTTTACCGCTGTTTTCGCGCTGATCATGAGCCGGGCGCGCGATCTTTCCGAGAACCGTACCATCGCGGCCTTTGTGCAAGGCGGCGGCTATACCATCGCCGCAACAACACCGATCCTGATGGGCCATCTGCATCAAAGCCTGAACAGTTGGAGCCTCGCCTTCATCCTCCTCGCCGCGGCGGGGGTGGTGATGACGCTAAGCGGGATCGGCGTGACCAAAGCAAAGTGA